The proteins below are encoded in one region of Ferruginibacter lapsinanis:
- a CDS encoding acyl transferase: MKLNTAVKNIDWPDKVFSVTPENFEELALAIFQFQHEFNPVYNQYCRSLHIDIANITSLEKIPFLPISFFKTHTIKTTDFEAEVIFESSGTTKTINSKHHVKSIDIYQESFTRGFDLFYDADHCIIALLPSYLERNNSSLVMMVDKLITASNHPRSGFYLHDLFALQETILALEKEKQKTLLIGATFALLDFAEQFPMSLQYTTIMETGGMKGRRKEITRAEVHEILCNSFHAKKIHSEYGMTELLSQAYSKGDGIFNCPPWMKILVREDDDPFSIQSASLNKTYSGAVNIIDLANIYSCSFIAAEDAGKLYPDGSVEIIGRLDNSDIRGCSLLTL, from the coding sequence TTGAAATTGAATACTGCTGTTAAAAATATCGACTGGCCTGACAAGGTCTTTTCTGTCACTCCCGAAAATTTCGAGGAGCTGGCATTGGCTATATTTCAATTTCAACATGAGTTTAATCCCGTATACAATCAATATTGCCGGAGTTTACATATCGATATAGCCAACATCACTTCTTTAGAAAAGATCCCTTTCTTACCCATCAGTTTTTTTAAAACACATACGATCAAGACAACTGATTTTGAAGCAGAAGTAATTTTTGAAAGCAGTGGCACTACAAAAACGATCAACAGTAAACATCATGTAAAAAGTATCGATATCTATCAGGAAAGTTTCACCAGGGGATTTGATCTGTTTTATGATGCAGACCATTGCATCATTGCATTACTCCCATCTTACTTAGAACGAAATAATTCTTCCTTAGTAATGATGGTTGATAAATTGATAACAGCCAGTAATCATCCCAGAAGTGGTTTTTATTTGCATGATCTCTTTGCATTACAAGAAACCATCTTGGCACTTGAAAAAGAAAAACAAAAGACCTTATTGATTGGCGCCACCTTTGCTTTGCTCGATTTTGCTGAACAGTTTCCTATGTCATTGCAATACACAACCATAATGGAAACAGGTGGCATGAAAGGACGGAGAAAAGAAATTACACGTGCTGAAGTGCATGAAATTTTATGCAATAGTTTTCATGCAAAAAAAATACATTCTGAATATGGGATGACAGAATTATTAAGTCAGGCATATTCAAAAGGCGATGGTATTTTTAACTGCCCGCCGTGGATGAAAATTTTAGTCAGGGAAGATGATGATCCATTCAGCATTCAATCTGCCTCATTGAATAAAACATATAGCGGAGCCGTAAATATCATAGATCTGGCAAACATCTATTCCTGCTCATTTATTGCTGCCGAAGATGCAGGAAAGTTATACCCCGATGGAAGTGTTGAAATAATCGGCAGACTTGATAATAGTGATATCAGAGGTTGTAGCTTGCTAACGTTGTAG
- a CDS encoding peroxiredoxin family protein has protein sequence MKRWLLLVLLFTGVAKAQVAVGRLAPEISLPNTKDSILHLSSLRGKVVLIDFWASWCGPCRQANPKVVALYKKYKAQGFEIFGVSLDYKKQAWIKAIKKDRITYTQVMDKDAWRSAVAETYGVNGIPASFLLDKNGVIAGIDLEGRELKYKIEELLQR, from the coding sequence ATGAAGAGATGGCTGTTGTTAGTATTGCTTTTTACAGGAGTGGCCAAGGCACAGGTTGCCGTAGGAAGGCTTGCCCCCGAAATAAGTTTACCGAATACAAAAGACAGTATACTTCACCTGTCATCTTTAAGAGGCAAGGTTGTGCTGATAGATTTTTGGGCCAGCTGGTGTGGGCCTTGCAGGCAAGCCAATCCCAAGGTGGTAGCCTTGTATAAAAAATACAAAGCACAAGGGTTTGAAATATTTGGTGTTTCATTAGATTATAAGAAGCAAGCCTGGATAAAGGCTATTAAAAAAGACAGGATCACCTATACACAAGTGATGGATAAGGATGCCTGGAGATCGGCAGTTGCTGAAACATATGGGGTAAATGGTATTCCGGCTTCTTTCCTATTAGATAAGAACGGCGTAATTGCCGGTATTGATCTGGAAGGGAGAGAATTAAAGTACAAAATTGAAGAACTGCTACAACGTTAG
- a CDS encoding M42 family metallopeptidase: protein MAKAKKAKSILTEKSYTFLKDYINNPSPTGFESSGQKMWLEYIKPFTDSFFTDPYGTAVGVINPTATFKVVIEAHADEISWFVNYISPEGLIYLKRNGGVDHQIAPSMRVLIHGKKGAVKAVFGWPAIHTRLQNPEAKEPQPKVDNLFLDCGARTKKEAEDLGIHIGAVATYEAGYEELAYGNLIGRAFDNRIGGFMIAEVARLLKENKKKLPFGLYIVNAVQEEIGLRGAEMIARRIKPDVAIITDVTHDTSTPMISKIIQGDTVCGKGPSLTFGPAVHNKLLDVVQHVASKTKIPVQLHTVSRSTGTDTDSFAYANDGCPSVLISIPLRYMHTTVEMLHKDDVENTIKLMYETLLTLTPKTNLSYF from the coding sequence ATGGCAAAGGCAAAAAAAGCGAAAAGTATTCTTACAGAAAAATCTTACACTTTCTTAAAAGACTATATCAATAACCCTTCTCCTACAGGGTTTGAAAGCAGCGGACAAAAAATGTGGCTGGAGTATATCAAACCATTTACCGATAGTTTTTTTACTGATCCATACGGAACAGCTGTGGGAGTAATTAACCCTACGGCAACCTTTAAGGTAGTAATTGAAGCGCATGCGGATGAGATCAGCTGGTTTGTAAATTATATTTCTCCGGAAGGATTAATCTATCTGAAACGTAATGGTGGTGTGGATCACCAGATCGCTCCTTCAATGAGGGTTTTGATACATGGGAAAAAAGGCGCTGTAAAAGCGGTATTCGGCTGGCCGGCTATTCATACCAGGTTGCAAAACCCTGAAGCGAAAGAACCACAACCTAAAGTAGATAATTTGTTTTTGGATTGTGGCGCAAGAACAAAAAAGGAAGCAGAAGACCTGGGAATACATATTGGTGCAGTAGCTACCTATGAGGCCGGGTATGAAGAATTAGCCTATGGTAATTTAATAGGCAGAGCATTCGACAACCGTATTGGTGGTTTTATGATCGCTGAAGTTGCAAGACTGCTGAAAGAAAACAAAAAGAAATTACCTTTTGGTTTATACATTGTAAATGCAGTGCAGGAAGAAATTGGTTTAAGAGGAGCGGAGATGATCGCAAGAAGGATCAAGCCTGATGTCGCTATCATTACCGATGTAACGCATGATACCTCTACGCCGATGATCAGCAAGATCATCCAGGGAGACACAGTTTGTGGTAAAGGACCTTCTTTAACGTTTGGTCCTGCAGTACATAATAAATTGTTGGATGTTGTGCAGCATGTTGCCAGCAAAACAAAAATTCCTGTGCAGTTACACACTGTAAGCAGAAGTACAGGAACTGATACGGATTCTTTTGCATATGCAAATGACGGCTGCCCGTCTGTATTGATCTCTATTCCTTTACGCTACATGCATACAACGGTAGAAATGCTGCATAAAGATGACGTGGAGAACACCATCAAACTGATGTATGAAACGTTGCTGACCTTAACACCTAAAACTAACCTGAGTTATTTTTAG
- a CDS encoding UbiA prenyltransferase family protein, whose protein sequence is MGFIFFATLCSYNFYWLVSKRYFSNFNLGKEAGKISLLLIAGVGTLICFMRSELPLLYVLPAVGLTVLYTLPLLPFKFLNFTRRFGVLKTIVLSLSWMYVTAYLPVHIPPAALTASDGFICMRRFLFMLMLCIIFDSRDSAIDKIRGMRSLATDLSPKALRIFIWVTFIALFATNFFYYHYGITAKQFAALQVSALALLIAYYFSTKKQGYFFYYFIIDGLMLFSALTTFVASI, encoded by the coding sequence ATGGGCTTTATTTTTTTTGCTACTTTATGCAGTTATAATTTCTATTGGTTGGTAAGTAAAAGATATTTCAGCAATTTCAATTTGGGTAAAGAAGCCGGCAAGATCAGCCTCTTGCTTATTGCAGGAGTTGGCACGCTTATTTGTTTTATGCGATCGGAGTTGCCTTTATTGTATGTATTGCCAGCGGTTGGTTTAACTGTATTATATACACTGCCCTTATTGCCATTTAAGTTTTTAAATTTTACAAGAAGGTTCGGCGTATTAAAAACTATCGTGTTGAGTCTGTCGTGGATGTATGTAACGGCCTACCTTCCCGTTCATATTCCTCCTGCAGCATTAACAGCATCTGATGGGTTTATTTGTATGCGGCGTTTTTTATTCATGCTGATGCTTTGCATTATTTTCGATAGCAGGGATAGTGCAATTGATAAAATAAGAGGGATGCGTAGTTTGGCTACAGACCTATCTCCTAAAGCATTGCGTATTTTTATCTGGGTGACATTTATTGCATTGTTTGCCACCAATTTTTTCTATTATCATTATGGGATAACAGCAAAACAGTTTGCCGCATTGCAGGTATCTGCATTGGCATTGTTGATAGCCTATTATTTTTCGACAAAAAAGCAAGGGTATTTTTTCTATTATTTTATAATAGATGGGTTAATGTTATTTTCAGCACTTACAACATTCGTAGCAAGTATTTAA
- a CDS encoding alpha-amylase family glycosyl hydrolase translates to MKKYFQTIACSIMLISIVSCNNTGKQKLSNAINDSSNYLPKKYVELKHPEWSKNATIYEVNLRQFTPEGTFKAFESHLPRLKDMGIDIIWLMPINPIGEKNRKGKMGSYYSVKDYYGVNPQLGTLDDLKALVKKIHSMGMHVIIDWVANHSAWDNPLATEHPDWYSKTPEGNFQPTPWYDWDDVIDFDYDKPGLRKYMTEALKYWVKEADIDGYRCDVAGFIPVDFWDNARKELDQIKPVFMLAEWESRDLHKNAFDMTYSWSLWEKMHAVTADKKNIGGLVEYMAHDVSTFPKDAYRMTFTENHDKNSWEGNQYSNFGDGLQASMVLAGVVNGMPLVYSGQEAGLNRSLAFFEKDSIHWQQHPFFNIYKKLFELKHKNQALWNGAWGGEMIRIFNDMPNQVISFSREKNGDKVIPVINYSNKPVKVILNSKYQKGTYTELFTGTKYELKGDDEISLPAWGYLVLVK, encoded by the coding sequence ATGAAAAAGTATTTTCAAACGATTGCCTGCAGCATCATGCTTATCAGTATTGTATCATGCAACAATACCGGCAAGCAAAAACTAAGCAACGCCATAAATGACAGCAGCAATTATCTTCCCAAAAAATATGTAGAACTAAAGCATCCTGAGTGGAGTAAGAATGCTACCATCTACGAAGTAAATCTCAGGCAATTCACGCCGGAAGGAACTTTCAAAGCATTTGAATCCCATCTGCCCCGCTTAAAGGATATGGGCATTGATATAATCTGGCTGATGCCCATCAACCCTATCGGAGAGAAGAACAGGAAAGGAAAAATGGGCAGTTATTATTCTGTAAAAGATTATTATGGGGTTAACCCTCAACTTGGTACATTGGATGATCTGAAAGCATTGGTAAAGAAGATACACTCAATGGGTATGCATGTAATTATTGATTGGGTAGCCAATCATTCTGCGTGGGACAATCCATTGGCCACCGAACATCCTGATTGGTACAGCAAAACACCCGAAGGAAATTTTCAACCTACTCCATGGTATGATTGGGATGATGTAATTGATTTTGACTATGATAAACCTGGCCTGCGTAAATACATGACTGAGGCATTGAAATACTGGGTAAAAGAAGCTGATATTGATGGATACCGTTGTGATGTAGCAGGATTTATTCCCGTAGATTTCTGGGATAACGCAAGAAAGGAATTAGACCAGATAAAACCGGTATTTATGCTGGCGGAATGGGAATCGAGAGACCTGCACAAAAATGCTTTTGACATGACTTACTCCTGGAGCCTGTGGGAAAAAATGCATGCAGTAACTGCTGATAAAAAAAACATCGGTGGATTGGTAGAATACATGGCACATGATGTAAGTACCTTTCCGAAAGATGCTTACAGAATGACCTTTACTGAAAACCATGATAAAAATTCGTGGGAAGGAAATCAATATTCTAATTTCGGAGACGGACTGCAAGCCTCTATGGTACTGGCAGGAGTGGTAAATGGTATGCCGCTCGTTTACAGCGGGCAGGAAGCCGGACTCAATCGTTCGCTGGCATTCTTTGAAAAAGATTCCATCCATTGGCAGCAACATCCTTTCTTCAATATCTATAAAAAACTTTTTGAGCTGAAACATAAGAACCAGGCATTATGGAATGGAGCCTGGGGCGGAGAAATGATTCGGATCTTTAATGATATGCCTAACCAGGTCATTTCATTTTCCCGAGAAAAGAATGGAGATAAAGTGATACCTGTGATCAATTACAGCAACAAACCAGTGAAAGTAATCCTGAATTCAAAATACCAGAAAGGTACCTACACCGAATTATTTACAGGAACAAAATATGAGTTAAAGGGTGACGATGAGATCTCTTTGCCAGCCTGGGGATACCTCGTGTTGGTTAAATAA
- a CDS encoding HYC_CC_PP family protein, with amino-acid sequence MKKVFVAILAFLYLGVSSGVAMEIHYCMGKKAGVDFYSSDNDKCGKCGMKAKKGCCNDEHKFYKINDSHKSVSNDLSFQAPVFVVLTQYPLYETKFIYTVADKTVQNHSPPIYTKPSACILHGVFRL; translated from the coding sequence ATGAAAAAGGTTTTTGTAGCCATATTAGCTTTTCTGTATCTGGGTGTCTCCTCGGGAGTAGCCATGGAGATACATTACTGTATGGGTAAAAAAGCCGGAGTTGATTTTTATAGTTCAGATAATGACAAGTGCGGTAAATGTGGAATGAAAGCGAAGAAGGGTTGCTGCAATGATGAACACAAGTTTTACAAAATTAATGACTCTCATAAAAGCGTTTCAAACGACCTTAGTTTTCAGGCTCCGGTTTTCGTTGTTCTGACCCAATATCCTCTCTACGAAACTAAGTTTATTTATACTGTTGCAGATAAGACAGTACAAAATCATTCACCACCTATATATACAAAGCCTTCTGCTTGTATATTGCATGGCGTTTTCAGACTATAG
- a CDS encoding TonB-dependent receptor, with product MRSFITLVLSLFFLSATAQKKAAFVSGKVLDENENPLAKVSVTILGKTTGVITNDSGYFKIKVAAEKTLALVFSYSGFSETKQIFYLSENEEEKITVRLERNSKVLDEVVVGDDRERERVETGLTKINPKSAITLPSTIGGVEGLIKILVGGNNELTSQYNVRGGNYDENLIYINDFEIFRPYLVRSGQQEGLSLINPEMTRNVNFYNGGFQSKYGDKMSSVLDIQYKKPRAFGGSVYVSLLEQGFHLEGSAKNEKVSYLIGVRNKSNRNLLSSQETQGSYIPSSNDLQAFVTYKLNDKWQLEMLANYSTSKFSFFPESAQKTSSVFSPLFTANLGLDIYFEGQEKDGYTTNLIGLSAVNQINKKTKLKWMVSHFQNKENENFDIAGAYLFGDRDFDNSSSSFGQIVNPLGAGYYQNYARNELNIEVWNGTLKGSIDKGKHFIQFGNSIEQTNIKDKLYEWEYQDSAGYSLQLNSGKLYNFLNTNASLSIQKYTGYVQDNISFKNDKRDITLQGGIRYNYNSLSKEFLVSPRVQASIKPNWKKDVVIKFAAGLYSQPPFYRELRKYDGTLNIDVKSQKSYQLVAGMDYNFKSKNRPFRITTEAYYKSMWDVIPYDIDNVRVRYFGNNNAKAYAYGIETRLYSELVKDAESWLSIGLMRTRENIEGDHYYQYKNAAGETITSRSQDQVPVDSVRNEVGWLRRPSDRLITIGLFLQDYLSTNKNFRVHLNLLYGSNMPYNIPNSVKYRNGLIIEPYIRADIGFSALLLSEKNKRRSHSPFKNFDNIWASFEVFNLIDRRNTISYQLIKDFSNTVYSIPNRLTPRLVNFKIVGRF from the coding sequence ATGAGATCATTCATCACCCTTGTATTATCACTATTTTTCTTATCGGCAACTGCACAAAAAAAAGCTGCTTTTGTGAGTGGTAAAGTGCTGGATGAAAATGAAAATCCTTTAGCAAAAGTTTCTGTAACTATTTTAGGCAAGACAACCGGTGTTATCACCAATGATAGTGGCTATTTTAAAATAAAAGTTGCCGCCGAAAAAACATTGGCACTGGTTTTCTCCTACAGTGGCTTTAGTGAAACCAAGCAAATATTTTACTTAAGCGAAAATGAAGAAGAAAAAATTACTGTAAGATTAGAAAGAAACAGTAAAGTGTTGGATGAAGTCGTAGTGGGTGATGACAGAGAAAGAGAAAGAGTTGAAACAGGGCTTACCAAGATCAATCCCAAAAGTGCCATTACATTACCTTCTACTATCGGTGGTGTAGAAGGCCTGATCAAAATCCTTGTTGGTGGTAACAACGAACTTACCTCACAGTATAATGTACGTGGAGGTAACTACGATGAGAATTTAATTTATATCAACGATTTTGAAATATTCCGTCCTTACTTAGTAAGAAGTGGTCAACAGGAAGGGTTGAGTTTGATCAATCCTGAAATGACCAGGAATGTGAATTTTTATAATGGTGGATTTCAAAGTAAGTACGGCGATAAAATGAGCAGTGTACTGGATATCCAATATAAAAAACCCAGGGCCTTCGGTGGTTCTGTGTATGTAAGTTTATTGGAGCAAGGTTTTCATTTAGAAGGATCTGCCAAAAATGAAAAAGTTTCATACCTGATTGGTGTAAGAAATAAAAGTAATCGTAACTTATTAAGCAGCCAGGAAACACAAGGTTCATATATCCCTTCGTCAAATGACCTGCAGGCTTTTGTTACATACAAATTAAATGACAAATGGCAGTTGGAAATGCTGGCCAATTATTCAACCAGTAAGTTTTCATTCTTCCCTGAATCTGCACAAAAAACATCTTCTGTCTTCTCTCCTCTTTTTACCGCAAATCTTGGATTGGATATTTATTTTGAAGGACAGGAAAAAGATGGCTATACAACTAACCTTATCGGATTAAGTGCCGTAAATCAAATCAATAAAAAAACGAAACTAAAATGGATGGTCAGTCATTTTCAAAATAAAGAAAATGAGAATTTTGATATTGCAGGTGCTTACTTGTTCGGCGACAGAGACTTTGATAACAGCAGCAGCAGTTTCGGACAGATCGTAAATCCTCTGGGTGCAGGATATTATCAAAATTATGCAAGAAATGAACTGAATATTGAAGTTTGGAACGGAACACTGAAAGGTAGTATCGACAAGGGAAAGCATTTTATACAATTTGGTAACAGTATTGAACAAACGAATATAAAGGATAAATTATACGAATGGGAGTACCAGGACAGTGCCGGATATTCGTTGCAGCTAAACTCAGGCAAATTATATAATTTCTTAAATACCAATGCGTCTCTTTCTATCCAAAAATATACCGGTTACGTGCAGGATAATATCAGTTTTAAAAATGACAAAAGAGATATCACACTACAAGGAGGCATCAGATACAATTACAATTCTCTCAGTAAAGAATTTTTGGTAAGCCCTCGTGTACAAGCCAGCATAAAACCTAACTGGAAAAAAGATGTTGTAATAAAATTTGCAGCTGGGCTTTACAGCCAACCTCCTTTTTACAGAGAATTAAGAAAATATGACGGCACACTGAATATAGATGTAAAATCTCAAAAAAGTTACCAGCTGGTTGCCGGAATGGATTATAATTTCAAATCGAAAAATCGGCCTTTCCGTATCACAACAGAAGCTTATTACAAAAGTATGTGGGATGTTATCCCCTATGATATTGATAATGTAAGAGTGCGATATTTTGGCAACAACAATGCCAAAGCATACGCTTACGGTATTGAAACAAGATTATACAGCGAATTGGTAAAAGACGCAGAAAGCTGGCTTAGCATAGGTTTGATGCGTACCAGAGAAAATATCGAAGGTGATCATTATTACCAATATAAAAATGCTGCCGGTGAAACTATTACCTCACGTAGTCAGGACCAGGTTCCCGTGGACAGTGTAAGAAATGAAGTGGGTTGGTTACGCCGTCCTTCAGACAGGTTGATCACCATTGGTTTATTTTTGCAGGATTACCTCTCTACCAACAAAAACTTCAGAGTGCATTTGAACCTGTTATACGGAAGCAATATGCCTTACAATATTCCTAATAGTGTTAAATATAGAAATGGACTTATCATTGAGCCATATATAAGAGCAGACATTGGCTTTAGTGCACTGTTACTCAGTGAAAAAAACAAACGCAGAAGTCATAGCCCTTTCAAAAATTTTGATAACATCTGGGCAAGCTTTGAGGTATTTAATTTAATCGACCGTCGTAATACCATCTCTTATCAACTGATAAAAGATTTCAGTAATACAGTGTATAGCATTCCTAATCGATTGACTCCAAGATTAGTGAATTTTAAAATTGTAGGAAGATTTTAA
- a CDS encoding heavy-metal-associated domain-containing protein, with protein MKALSIYAVILFSIFNSFTSFAQKGAVANTATIKVWGNCETCKKKIEKAAKNSGAATAVWSEETKELVVTYDGAKTSTERIQQSVAAAGYDTQDFVASDAAYNKLPGCCQYDRKPVTTEEVKKCCNMEKCGKDAAACKEMKCCKDAKCCKEKGCVKGKACCKEHASVTDKSCGQEKSCCTM; from the coding sequence ATGAAAGCATTATCAATATACGCTGTAATATTATTCAGCATCTTCAACAGTTTTACATCGTTTGCACAAAAGGGAGCAGTGGCCAATACAGCTACCATTAAAGTTTGGGGCAATTGCGAAACCTGTAAGAAAAAGATAGAGAAAGCTGCTAAAAACAGTGGTGCCGCTACAGCGGTTTGGAGTGAAGAAACAAAAGAATTAGTTGTTACATATGATGGCGCTAAAACATCTACTGAAAGAATACAACAATCAGTAGCTGCTGCCGGATATGATACACAGGATTTTGTAGCAAGTGATGCTGCATATAATAAACTTCCCGGTTGTTGCCAGTATGATAGAAAACCAGTTACTACCGAAGAGGTAAAAAAATGCTGCAATATGGAAAAATGTGGTAAAGATGCAGCTGCCTGTAAAGAAATGAAATGTTGCAAAGATGCCAAATGTTGTAAAGAAAAAGGTTGTGTAAAAGGCAAAGCTTGTTGTAAAGAACATGCATCTGTAACAGATAAATCATGTGGACAAGAGAAGTCTTGTTGTACAATGTAA
- a CDS encoding putative porin codes for MKKLLLTLFIVIAYTFSYAQIGRVFDKLGADGPRRGRNTTGTTDTSGGRTGLGFEHRDDAKDSITISFKYIDGIKSNRIDSSINDFYNYFSVPAAQQYLGNNGSAGYSLIYTPFTKAGWDAGFHAYDAYRYTLDNSRFFKTTKPFTQMSYQLASGKEQMIKILHTQNPMPNLNFGFEYKLITAPGFFVTQNTSHNSYRIFSNYQGKRKRYAAYFMLMGNTLKGSENGGIKNDSFLLSPNFSKRFTIPVNLGRDSGSLPNPFNSSVTTGNIYKDFTFFLRQSYDIGKKDSIIINDSTTEYLFYSKLRFQHTLTYSSYNYQFKDVEADSGIYKRWYDTTLKKFTDSLIVTDRWKVVTNDFSLMQFPDTKNSAQYLLAGARLENITGTFSGGSKNFYNIVLHGEYRNKTRNRLWDILVNGEFYLNGLNSGDYSANAMLERFLNKKWGNVKLSFSNVNRSPSFIYNTLSSFNFGNTASYKKENITVAKVSADNPFISLSAANYFITNYIYFTNYYQTAQYSKVINLIQASASKKIKLSKRWSWYADITLQQTDAAAPIKVPFIFTRNRIAYEGVFYKNLNLSTGLELRYYTPFKAYNYSPVMGQFMPQDTLTIKNRPDIAAFLHFRIKSFTGFLRAENLNAIDFTNGFGFTKNNFAAPHYVYQGFIFRFGIRWNFVN; via the coding sequence ATGAAGAAATTACTCCTGACTCTTTTTATAGTGATCGCTTATACTTTTTCCTATGCACAAATAGGAAGGGTATTTGATAAATTAGGTGCCGATGGCCCGAGACGTGGAAGAAATACTACAGGAACAACAGATACTTCCGGGGGCAGAACCGGATTGGGTTTTGAGCACAGGGATGATGCCAAGGATTCCATTACCATCAGTTTTAAATATATAGATGGGATCAAGTCTAACCGTATCGATTCTTCTATCAATGATTTCTATAACTATTTTTCGGTACCGGCCGCACAGCAATATTTAGGCAACAACGGCTCTGCCGGATATTCTTTAATTTATACTCCGTTCACAAAAGCAGGTTGGGATGCCGGGTTTCATGCATACGATGCCTATCGCTATACACTGGATAACAGCCGTTTTTTTAAAACAACCAAGCCCTTTACGCAAATGAGCTATCAGCTGGCCAGCGGAAAAGAGCAGATGATAAAAATACTGCACACACAAAATCCAATGCCTAATTTAAATTTTGGCTTCGAGTATAAATTAATTACTGCTCCCGGTTTTTTTGTTACACAAAATACCAGTCATAACAGTTACAGGATATTCAGTAATTACCAGGGTAAAAGAAAAAGATATGCCGCCTATTTCATGTTGATGGGTAATACACTTAAGGGGTCAGAGAATGGGGGGATCAAAAATGACAGTTTTTTGCTGAGCCCGAATTTTTCGAAACGTTTTACTATTCCGGTTAATTTGGGCAGAGATTCCGGCTCTCTTCCCAATCCATTTAATTCATCAGTTACCACGGGCAACATTTATAAAGATTTTACTTTCTTTCTCCGTCAATCGTATGATATTGGTAAAAAGGATTCTATTATTATTAACGATTCTACTACTGAATATTTGTTTTATTCTAAACTTCGTTTTCAACATACACTTACTTACAGCTCTTACAATTATCAGTTTAAAGATGTGGAAGCTGATTCAGGCATTTATAAAAGATGGTACGATACAACATTGAAGAAGTTTACTGATAGTCTGATAGTGACTGATCGATGGAAAGTGGTGACCAATGATTTTTCGTTGATGCAATTTCCTGATACCAAGAACAGTGCTCAATATTTGTTGGCAGGAGCCAGGCTTGAAAATATTACCGGTACATTTTCGGGAGGCAGCAAAAACTTTTACAATATTGTGTTGCATGGAGAATACAGAAACAAAACAAGAAACAGGCTTTGGGATATTTTAGTGAATGGAGAGTTTTACCTCAACGGCCTCAATAGTGGCGACTACTCTGCCAATGCGATGTTAGAAAGATTTTTGAATAAAAAATGGGGGAATGTAAAATTGTCTTTTTCTAATGTGAACAGAAGTCCGTCTTTTATTTATAACACATTGTCTTCTTTTAATTTCGGTAATACAGCATCTTATAAAAAAGAAAATATTACGGTGGCTAAAGTATCTGCAGATAATCCTTTTATCAGTTTGTCTGCTGCAAATTATTTCATTACCAACTATATTTATTTTACCAACTATTATCAGACAGCCCAGTATAGTAAGGTCATTAATTTGATACAGGCAAGTGCTTCTAAAAAGATAAAATTATCTAAACGTTGGAGTTGGTATGCCGATATAACCTTACAACAAACTGATGCAGCAGCCCCTATAAAAGTGCCGTTTATTTTTACCAGGAACAGAATTGCGTATGAAGGTGTTTTTTATAAGAATCTTAATTTGAGTACCGGTCTTGAGTTAAGGTATTACACGCCATTCAAAGCATATAACTATTCGCCGGTGATGGGGCAGTTTATGCCACAGGATACACTTACTATTAAAAACAGGCCTGATATCGCTGCATTTTTACATTTCAGGATCAAGTCATTCACAGGCTTTTTAAGAGCCGAAAATTTGAATGCAATAGATTTTACCAATGGCTTCGGGTTTACTAAAAATAATTTTGCTGCTCCGCACTATGTATATCAAGGATTTATATTCAGGTTTGGTATACGGTGGAATTTTGTGAATTAA
- a CDS encoding heavy-metal-associated domain-containing protein, whose protein sequence is MKKILLTITVLFSFATQAQVTKVSIQASGLTCSMCSNAINKALRSLDFVDKVDANIKNSTFDISFKPDHTVDFDKLKKKVEDAGFFVANFVATIHFDNAVVTNDKHTTINGTVFHFLNVTDQTVNGDKQIRFIDKGFVSAKEFKKNSRFTVMQCYQTGVAEACCTKDKLAKGTRIFHVTI, encoded by the coding sequence ATGAAAAAAATATTGCTGACAATTACTGTTCTTTTTTCGTTTGCCACGCAGGCGCAGGTAACCAAGGTGTCTATACAGGCAAGTGGATTAACCTGCAGCATGTGTAGCAATGCTATCAATAAAGCGTTGCGTTCGCTGGACTTTGTAGATAAGGTAGATGCAAATATCAAAAATTCAACTTTTGATATTTCATTTAAGCCGGATCATACAGTTGATTTTGACAAGTTGAAAAAGAAAGTAGAAGATGCCGGTTTTTTTGTAGCAAATTTTGTTGCCACCATTCATTTTGATAATGCAGTTGTAACGAATGATAAACACACCACCATTAATGGTACTGTATTTCATTTTTTGAATGTTACAGATCAAACGGTGAATGGGGATAAACAAATTCGCTTTATAGATAAAGGATTTGTGTCGGCTAAAGAATTTAAAAAGAATAGCCGTTTTACTGTAATGCAATGTTACCAGACCGGAGTAGCAGAGGCTTGTTGCACAAAAGACAAGTTGGCTAAAGGAACAAGAATATTTCATGTAACTATTTAG